ATTGCGTTTTGCACCTAATAAGGTTCGCATGATACTGACCACTTTTTCTGATTTTTGCTTGACCAAAAGTATTTCCCGTTTATTTGATGCAAGATAAAAATATACTTGATTTGAATTTGTACTTGGGTCATTCAAGTAGTGGTTATTTTAACTTCACTACTATTAACTGATGTTTACTTATTATCATGTACTGCATTCAAATGGTGCTAAATTATAATTCTTCGATATCGTTACCGTGTCGAAAACGTGTATTAACTAAATTATATCCAGCAAAAGTGTGACTCAAGTTGCTTAAAGTATGCTATGAAGGAAGTTACGTACGTAAGAAAACATATCTGCATGTTACATCgtatattatttttagctcacctgagcacgaagtgctcaaaggtaagcttttgtgatcgccctgtgtccgtcgtccgtcgtcagtcgtccgtcgtcgtcgtcaatagtttgactgttaacactctagaggtcacaaatttgagccaatcttaatgaaacttggtcagaatgttaccctcaatgaaatcttggatgagttggatattgggttatcttgggtcaaaaactaggtcaccaggtcaaatcaaagaaaaagcttgttaacagtctagaggtcacaatttcggcccaatcttaatgaaacttggtcagaatgttaccctcaataaagtcttggataagttcgatattgggtcatctggggttaaaaacaaggtcaccagatcaaatcaaaggaaaagcttgttaatactctatgaggatacatttttggcccaatcataatgaatcttagtcagaatttaaccctcaataaaatcttggatgagttcgatattgggttatctgggatcaaaaactaggtcaccaggtcaaatcaaaggaaaagcttgttaacaccccagaggtcacaatttgggcccagtcttaatgaaacttagtcagaatattaccctcaataaagtcttagaagattttgatattgggttatctggggtcaaaaactaggtcaccaagtcaaatcaaaggaataacATGTTAaccactgtagaggccacatttatgactgtatcttcatggaacttggtcagaatgttaatcttgaggctgtataggtcaagttcgaatctgggtcaggtgggatcaaaaactaggtcactaggtcaaatcaaaggaaaagcttgttaacactctagaggccatatttatgattgtatcttcatgaaactttgtcagaatgttaatcttgataatctttaggtcaagttggaacctgagtcatgtcaggtcaaaaactaggtcaccgagtcaaatcaaaggtaaagcttgttaacactgtagaggccacatttatgactgtatctttatgaaacttggtcaaaatggtaatcttgatattctcaaggtccagtttgaatctaggtcatgtcgggtaaaaaaataggtcattaggttaaattaaaagaaaagctagtttacactttagaggccacatttataccatatcttaatgaaacttggtcagaatgttaatcttcatggtctttaggtcaataggtcaggtgagcgatacagggccttcatggccctcttgtttaaagtaaatattttcttaaagcatttatTTATCCTTTGGtcaaaactataaaataaaaatactgaccTTTGCTTGGAATTTCCGTGAATCCCCCATTGTCAAATATAACAAGTAAAGTTTGAACGCCATAACCAAACGCAGATAAGAAGTTCTTGGTAGATGTTCCAATATTTTTAGCAGCTTCTTTATCATCTTCTCCCTTTATAGCAGCTTGTAACAGTCCTGTTGCATTTGCTAGGGTATAAGGCGACAGAGTATAGCGCTTTGGTGGATTATCATAAAAAACAGAATATCTGTTATTTTGTCCAGTTTTTGTCCAAACCATACTACCGTCTTCATATTCTacataaacaaactgaaatgatTGTCGTGCTTGCGAAAAGAAAACATCATTCAATTTCAAAGGAAACCATCTATTATTTTTAGCCCATAGATCTACCGGAGAAGCGGCATCTGCAATATCTTCATTCGCATATGTTACAAACTTGGACTCGCATTCATTAACAACTTTCTCGAAAGCTTGCTGGATATTTTCACAAGGTGTATGCCAATATTCCATTGCGTTTTTTGTCTGGATATGTGTTGTTACTTTCAAGTAAGCCATTTCAAGGGCAATTCCGCTAGACAAAAGGTCCAAGTAAAAGATTTGAAATTCATACAGTGCAGTAAGATTGCAACGTGTCGTCTCCGTTAAGAGGGAAAGAAGTTGCCCAGACCTACCAGGTACTTCGTACGTTAAAACCTGTGGCAAAAACCGGATTTTCATTTCGATACCGTCGCTCTCATATCTCTTTATGAATAACTTCTGAAATTCATGTCTACTTGTTGGTTCCTTTGCCTCTATACAATTCTTCAGATCCGTCAAAGAGCTTCTTATGCCTATTACAGCGTCGTCAATTCTGTCGAACTTAGACTGTAGTAATATTGAGTTCAGTATATCCATTTTAGCAGCATTAATGTTTCTTGTAATAGACTCAACCGCTTCATCAAGGTCTTGCGTCGTAATACCACCGCTCTCCCCTCCAAATAAAATATCCAAGATACTATTGACGTTACCAGAGAGTTTAGCAACATTATATGTTATTCTTGCTATTGTTGTTATTGCGGTAAGTATCTGTTGCTCTGTGTAGCTCGGTATTGTCAGGAATAAACAGATACATAATGCTAACTTTATTGTATTCGCATACATTTTGTATAACCACGATATGTATTTGCGATATCAAGCATTTATCTGCTCGCGTCTGTCTGACTATCGTCTACTGACAACTTCTTAATAAATATCACGCACGTTTAGATAACATTTTACGTCAGAGAGTAAAGAATGCAAATCATCAACTCCACTAGTGGGCCTTATATCATTAAACATAAGTAAACAATTAAAGTTTGTTTGGACTTTTCAGGTTCGGAACATACAATGCAAAATATCAATAAACAACAATCAAACAAATTTTAGTATTTATACTTGATAAATAGTATTGATTAAAGGTGATAAAAGTGAAATGATGTAAAAAGATATGTAAGTATTCGACAGAAGAGAGAAATAAATCCAACTTgcaaacatatattttcatttagttaaaatatatattgtaatggTTATAACTAAAATTTACGTATCAAGAACGTATGAACGACTCAAAAATATACGTATTACAAATTGTAATGGCATAATTGCTGTTTTATTTACATGCTTACAAATGAAATAGTTATCAGAAAAAAGGACGACATCTTTATCATGCAACCACCACGGATGatgtagaggatatttgtttgtttcagtgcttTTAAGGTCGCAATAGGCCTATATTttaccgagtgaacactataattagATATTTTCACGTGTGGCGCAGCCAAtcgtgaaaatataaattatactgTTCACGAGTggaatatatttcgatcttacattgaaacaaacaaattttctctttattttatgtattttcaatgggTTTAAAGAAATTATATCCATTTTACCCGCGCAGCGTCACGTTAATCGCAATTTAACGTCATAATTTCATGACGTCACGATATCTACAGTGTATAACTGTCAGATAGTTCAATGACGTTTCCATGACTTCTTTTAAAATCTATAATATTAGAACGTTTATCTTAAAGATCCTGTAATTTTTATGTAGGCCTGCAACTATATCTTTACTGATTATAgaagtatattttgcatggaATTTTCTATTAGCTTCTATTCTTAATTCACTTTCTTTCGCATAAGAGTGTAGGTCTGTgccaatgaaaaataaaaatgatattttcaccgtttgaaacagtgaaaatatcaattttatttcacagatgaatttcagtatttcattgaaaatcattaaataaatGAGGTAGAGTTAACGCATTTGCAGAATTCAGAGGGATCTGCAgaatgatgctgtaacagaacacAAACAAATACACCTAGTAACTCTATTCTTGAGCAAAAAAGTGTAAAAGCCTAATTAAAATGAATACCAGTGTTAATTCCCAAACCTGTATGCGTCGTGGGGTCGCGCATATACAAATATTGGCAATGACAGCCCGTGGTCATCTTATTGAATGGCCTAGTTcactgacttaaaaaaaaaaaaaatacaacaccaAGCTCTAAACAATTTTAtgtcatatataaaaagtaaagttATTTTTAGAACGCCTATGGAAATGTAATTTCGCAAATTAGTGCGGTACAGTTCAACACATAAAATCGTTCCAAATGTGACTatagttttatttgcataataaGAAAAGTCTTCTGTAAGGTAAATACCAAACAGGGATGATTCGCGAGCCTCTCCTCAAGGTATCCTTCCTTTCCTTGTCTGTCAGTCCAATCCAATAAACTTGTAGAAAATTAATGTGAGTCAGCTATTTTCAAGTACTCTTCGATATCTATACTAAATGTTGGCGTTAATGCATTACTTGGGGAAGACTGGAAATGTAATGACTGCCTTTTAATTAAGTAGAAGTATCAAAACAAGAACTTTTAGGTCGGATTTAGGAATCGAATCCAAAGACAAGCTGGCTATAGCACTTATTTGAATATCTTAAAACACAATCACATGTAGTCACTACATAAGGACTAGAatcaaaatccataaaaagtgatcCAAGTGGTTATTGAATAAATAGGTGGGTAAATTTAGCTTGAATAAGCATTTTATGTCGATACAGAAGTAGCATTACCATCTGAGAGCAATATATATAACAATTGACAAAACACGTTACAAATCTCATGTGTTCAAAGTTTTATGTGTAGGCCTACGGGCAGGTTGCAAGTTTTCTGTATAATGTGTCCATATTCCGAGAAAACAGATATCAAAGACCTACGATTGCTTTTAGTCGTGCTATGTTAGAAACGACCGGCCCCTATGTCTTATGCGCTACAAATCGACTCATGATGGTGTTACAAATTACGTCAGAATCCCTTGAAGCATAAAGACATTATGGCCAGGACACAAAAAGTTAACCGACCCGGGTGTCCCTTCTATAATAAGGGCCGTTAATATGCCCCGTTTAGTtttcttatcggtcatatcgaTCATTCATGTAGAGTCACTTCAACCTTAGATAAACACTGTTTATACTGTTTAGGAAAACGAAGTGAtacaaataattaacaaaaagCGAAAAGACAATACAACACAGGAAAAAGCAAAAGCACAGGAcggatatttttttcaagtttttggtAAACATTTTATTGAGTTATTTTCGTGAGTCGGTTGCGTAACCGCAAACAAGTTATTATTCAAGGATGCTCCAAATAAaacatcaaatacatgtatgtgacaTACGACAAACATAATTAATTAAGATTATtattgcctcctccttttaaatGTGTACATAAATTATGTCAGTTTTAATTTAGGCATTATAGTTATATAGATATACATCTAAGTTTGTGTCAACTATAGGTACGTGTAGCTATTTTCATTTCGATTAAACGCATGCACACACACATAtacttcataaaattttaattatgtaCAGAAAATGCTGTCAGAAAGAGATGAATTCTGGTTCGGTATCGTCGTTTTTTTACAAAgatattaatacatttttcattaacagCTAGAtccatattttgagaaaaaaataaacaataccaTATCATTAAAGAAATGATTcataaaacaacatataaataaaagatatttgtttgttttgagtgaatatggaagaTGATCTaactcactggcaccagaccagaaagaaaatgcctctgtacatgttatactttacccctaggtattctataagaaccatggtcatgatcGGGAAAATACAGTAACCCAATTCAGTCCCACATTTCTCAATTAAAACGTGCAGTTCGATTAATGTGTACTAAtgatattgaacaagtgataatttatctttcattgtgtaccggtcacactTCGTCAGTagttcttatcttagagaaacaatgTGTAGTTTATAGTTCCATCAACGTTACATAAAAAACTTTGATGAATTTCCCTGTTCAAATTCcagtctagattacaaaactattctgattggtTGTCACTTAACTAAacgtgttcgctaatatgtgTATAACCAGCATAAACGTGCGgtgtgaataaaataaataaaataaacaaaacggatgtataccaatgtattaCAATGTACTtcaaattgaaaatcatttaatctgATCATCAGTTTTGTTGATTTCAGAGTATAGTAGCCTTTAAATGTTAAATGCACCATACCCTTTAGACTGTAGGTGTCTGGGTTCAGGTACTTCCCGTTGAGATTCGCGGAATAACAAGCATTATATCACCATGCACCATGCCAATCTAATGCACAGTTGCTCGCATTACGGTCAACATCGTGGTCAAATGTAGAAAATGGCAGTCCATTGTGTGCAGCCACACCAGCTCCAGACACTGAAAATTGTGTGTGCGAGTGTGAGTGAATTCTGAAAACACTGTGGTTAGTGATTGTTCAGTACATGCAGCATGGAATTACTTACTTAACTAACGGACGAATATTGAGAAATTCCTCCAAAATGTCAAGATAATCGAAAATCGATTTCGTAATTTTGCTTTACATTGTCATAACTTtatgtctttgttgttttttctcgtATAGTTAGAAACCTACTTCCATGAGATTTTATTACTGAACCAACGTGCAGAGTATACGATGGTCTTGCCGAAAGTGAAAAGTGGAAGAGTGTTTCATATGCCTTATCTCCATTTGCTGCTTCTAAATCAACACGAACATCTGTGTCTCCTTGGTCAGCCAGTTCTTGAATGTACTTCAAACCTTTCAATGTGAATATTTAATACTAGATGAAGACTAAAAACTAGTAACACGGCCCAAAATACCAGCCTTCTAAACAGAAATGTAACTTTTCAGGCTAGATAAAGAGTCAGTTTCTAAACTGTGTTTTACAAATATGAAAACAAGACATATTGTCAATTCATTAATATCCGATATACATTCTCTAGGACAACCGAAATGTTtagtttggaaaaaaatgtattaaatgtgTGAATTGAATTACCAAGCCAAGATTCGCCGTCCAATTTACCAAATCCATTCTCGTAATCACTAAAGTTCCTGAAAAAGTCTTCAGATTCATTGAACCTATATTGAAATACCTAAAGAATAAAATAGTAATTAAGTTAAAAGGCAATTGAAGACGAGACAATGAAACAAGCTCGCATGTACACAATATAAGTCAAAATTTCAATGCTGAAACAAATTGAAACGAATGAGTAGCTTATTTCACCTTACTTgattaataatttatttgaacCATTATGTAGAGACAGAAAATAAGTAATACCAAGCTGAGAGACATATGTGCTAAGCAATAATTTAGTTGAAAGGActgaacacacaaaaaaacaacaacaaattaaagtAGACAAAAACCTTCTGAAAGTCATTTAGGAAGAACCTTTTCTGTACAGCAAACTTTCAATGTTACTTTTTTGTGAGGAATAACTGATTATATGTAAAACATACTGTCCATCTGCCGCCGTCCGTTGTCATGTCACAATACACACTAATTGGGCTATGTGTCTTCCATGtaattatatcatatataccACGTGCTGCCATTCTGTCGTAGTTCATTATATCATAACAATATGTCAatgtttctgaaattttaaataaacccaGCACGTGTTTATACCATTTTGGAAACTGTCTTAGTAAAGCACATCTTAGCCATACatgaaaatatctagaaatattatttcatatcaaTGTCGTACTTTAATAATACAATACACGGTCGAATATGAAAGTAGAAGGAAACATGAAACAAAGTCCTAAAATATAAAACGTGTgatcaataaataaaatcttcCCTTATTCTGGTTTTGTTGTTTAACAAAGCTTAAGCCacacccactggcaccagaacagaaagaaaatgcttctgtacatattataccctaccccttggtattctataagaaccatggtcatgaatgggaaaatatactaagccatttcaatcgcgcacttcatacctaaaacgcgcagttcagtaaatgtgtactatggatgtTGAACAAGTCTAAATTTATCTTCTATTGTGTATCGGTctcattgttttcaatatttcttatcttagagaaatAACGCGTAgttaacacacacacaaaaaaatcttgtttgaacTTCTCTattgaagttccggtctagattgcAAACCATTCTGATTgactgatgtgaaaatgtatgtcagtcgtcgtttaactacacgtgtacgctaaaatgtgtataattatgcagcataaatgtgcaatatgaattaaataaacagaacagatgtataccaatgaattacttcaaattcaaaatcataactaagatgaatttcattcatcatttcaagttttattgtgaaactgtgaatattttgcattctgtttatgtttgtttacatctcgccaaacatgtgcacactgctgtgacctctagaccggatgtactttagggaagttcacgcaagatTTTTCTGCAACGTTGACGAGAACagaaaatatgtggagtatctctgaaatatgaaatattgagacaatgcaCGATGGAACACAAATTACCGTATGTTAAATCATAAATGTTACCAAACTGCGAGTTTTAAATGAGAAATGCACGATTGAAATGGATTAGTGCACCTTCACGTTCATGACCGTGGTTCTTATAGAaaacctaggggtagggtataacatgttcagagacattttctttctggtctggtgctaGTGGCCACACCGACACCTTGTATGAAAACGAAAATTttaaagtggaaactccacaggacGCTCGATCAAcataacaaaaacgaaaatgttgcaggctcggtttgattgagcctgttcatggacggtagtggaaatgcatgctaccgtacacgccctctagccccgggctgagcagaactcaacatctgAACATGCTACGagtacaaaatcaattaaaaagacatcggcagatgtattcatacggcggtggaCATTATCCAGCACTATCGAAATGGATCAaataatttcatgtaataaaatctttacataattaatatttaatatatcaaatattcctttacaaacattttgcttaattaattaatttttagctcCAGAGGTAGCCGCACACCCGAGAGCGCaaatctatggatcgcggggtcgcgagtttgatccccgggcatGGCGTattgctctccgtgacgatttgataaaagacactgtgtctgaaattattcgtcctccatctctgattcatatatgtggggaagttagcagtgaCCTgcgagaacaggttagtactggtacagaatctagggaCGGACACTGGTAAggttgcccgccgttacataactgaaattctgttaaaaaacGGTCATAAAACCCAAACCAAATAAACAAATCCAAAAGTAACCAGATGAAAAATGTGTTTCCTTACAAAAAAGCTTAATCTATTTCTAGTACTACTTTCCAAATTATGTGCATACTTgttccaaaacattttttttaaataataacaaattattttattaaagaaggacttttcaataaaatattacgCATTAGTAAACTACCAGAATGATCTTTATGCTTTTAGACGAATAACTGCTAAAGTAACAACATAATAAATTCTTCACATTTTGAAGAAACTGATGCATAAAGATTTAAAATTTGGCAGAGACTTtcacaataaatttatttaaatttaaaaagaacgtCGCGTGAATTCTTTTCTTTACAATGTGTAACTTTATTTCTGGAAAAAATTCTTACTGCAGTTGCGGTCATGACATGTTTCGACTTCCTGAGGGACACCTTAGCAATCTCTACCGTAAGGGGACGGCTCTGGATTTCTACACCATCTGGCTCGTGAGCGAATACCTAACCGACATGTTACACTACACATTCCCCGAGTCTCCCAAGACGTCCATCCCCCGTCTAAATGgttttacatttacaaatattaaaaagcTATGCTGGATACATGAAAAGCGTTTATATCTtacttatataagaaaataatacatGCATTTATGAGTACAGAGAAATAATAATCATGATATTAATATGCTGCAGTATAtgttacttcattttcaaaaccAACATCTGAAAGAAAGAGCACATACACatgtaaacattataaaatatttcaaacttattAGAAGTAGTAGACgttagaaaatctaaaaaaaaaaaaagattattatgtaacatgttttataaaaaagAGAGACTGCTATTCAAAACAGTATCTTACTTTGATATACATCAAATGAAACTACCACATACCAGCACATGGGCCTGGCATACACAAGCGGTCATCAACGTTTAACCCGAAGCAATGGTCCCCATACTTGCTCGGGTAGGGATTGGAACAGTTTCTCTCGCGTCTAGATATGCCAACATCGCATGTAGCTGAGCATGTGCTCCAACCAGACCACCGTGCGCCAtcaataaatgaaattatatatgcAATGTCATTACTAGTACaatgttttttatgaaaaaggaaaataatgtcTATATAATAGTTAAGTTGCAAAATTAAAGCTCAGAATATGATAGTTTGTAGGTATGAATGATTCCAAcattgaagaaagaaaaatgctatCACTTCTTGACTGCTTACAATAACACATTTGAAAGTAAATTCTATTGGAAATAAAAATCGATATCTATAATATCAACATAATATAGTGATATTGGATTAGGATAGTAACGTTTTGAACATAAAGTCTTACCTGGACAAACGTCTTTAAAACACGACTTTTGATCCGTATTTTGACATTGGCAGTCTAATCCGCCATTTTGAGGTGCAGGATTTGAACAAGTTCTTGTGCGAATACGTGTGCCATTGCTACATGTTACGTCACACGTCCCCCATGTAGTCCATCCGGACCAATTTCCGTCAACTACATATATACGAATGACACCGCTTAAATTCTATGATGATTCAACTATAAACACAAATTTGAAGCACAAAATCGTATGATTTTTGGTTAGTAATCTGAACAATATGTAGCGAAATATATACACTgatgaaacatttatttttaaaaaatgcaagtaCATTTACATAGTAAAACCGTTAATGCATTGATAGAAATTGTATTCTAAAGTGGCAATTTATCAAGAATTATAGCGGGTGCTGAACTCCCTACTTCACACGGTGAATGGTTTTTcctttgtgtttgtttgttgttttttttttcttttgtttgctgAGCcatacaaaatatgatggacgTATTGCATAGTAGACATAGCTGGAACAAGTCAGTATTTCGCTCACAAAAGTGGTTTCGTGATGAAATTAAAAGATGTCTTATAGGCAGAAGCAGAAATTTCCCCTTGTTTTCTTTGGAAATTCTCATAACTCAAAACTTACTTCAGCAAGAATCAACAAACaccacataattattaattagcaaatGGCCTTTTCTCACATAATATATTATTCCAATTGACCAAGTAAAAGTTTTTCTCCTTCAtttgtaaaatcataaaaatgcttataattcaaaaaatagTTCGGTTAGTATCACAAAACCTCACACAATGAATGTTTAGCATATGACCTATGACTGTATGTGATATACAGTATTATCTCCCTTGACTCAGTGAAAACAAATTTTATCCCCTGATTTTCTCATTTGTTAAAACTAAAGGATTTTACTGTATCTAAATAATTTATTAGATCTTAAAGAACATTAACATCAATGTAGACCAAAGGTGCACGCGATACTTCGTATGAATCAGTTCATTTACCAGAGTGATTgccttttaatttatttacaatcCATACTTACCCAAATAGCAAAGTCATCCTTTGATGgatcttttaatacaaatatagatcactatagggtggTGACGTAGACGCATCTTTCATCAGGATTTCTT
The genomic region above belongs to Mercenaria mercenaria strain notata chromosome 12, MADL_Memer_1, whole genome shotgun sequence and contains:
- the LOC123535279 gene encoding uncharacterized protein LOC123535279; translation: MYANTIKLALCICLFLTIPSYTEQQILTAITTIARITYNVAKLSGNVNSILDILFGGESGGITTQDLDEAVESITRNINAAKMDILNSILLQSKFDRIDDAVIGIRSSLTDLKNCIEAKEPTSRHEFQKLFIKRYESDGIEMKIRFLPQVLTYEVPGRSGQLLSLLTETTRCNLTALYEFQIFYLDLLSSGIALEMAYLKVTTHIQTKNAMEYWHTPCENIQQAFEKVVNECESKFVTYANEDIADAASPVDLWAKNNRWFPLKLNDVFFSQARQSFQFVYVEYEDGSMVWTKTGQNNRYSVFYDNPPKRYTLSPYTLANATGLLQAAIKGEDDKEAAKNIGTSTKNFLSAFGYGVQTLLVIFDNGGFTEIPSKESPALKAELKGIKMKYCDQRDDGCKDAETCGDTCNIVKEPVGNFKIYAYIYKVKAASQGNRIMLDVEIL